CACGGGCATTGACTGCAGCGGCCCGGAACGCCGACCGGATCGCGATTCGGCCAAAGCGCTCCTGAATGGCCTCCAGGACCTCCTGGCACAGGCGCTTGCCCGCTTCGATCGCCAGTTCGGGGTCGTCCGGCACATTCGGGATGCCCTCGATCTGCGAGATCTCTGAGTACAGGAAGTCCCGCATGAAAAACGATCGCGACAACCGGGTCCGCCCAAAGTCCTCCAGCCGGGCTACCGTCCAGGGTCGTCCTGCCATGTCAAGCTCCAACCCAAAAGCAACAGCAGGGAGCTTCCGGTCGAAGCTCATCCGTGTCAAGATGCTGCTCGCAGGAGGATTCCGTGGAAGAGCTTTTTCCCCACTGCTGTGGAGTCATGTTCCTTCGGCCATGCCCTCCAACGCGTCCAAGAACGATGGATCGCAGGCCTCGTCGACGTGGTTGAAGTTCCACAGGCCACTGCGCCGGATCTCTGAGCGAGCGCTGTGATGGCCCAGCCAGCCGGCGCTGGGCGGATCAAGCGGGTCGAAGCGGTTGGACAGCAGCGCGATCGCGTTGCGTTCGATGTAGCCCCGCTGGCTGGAGGCGCCGGGTTCGTCGGGCACGGCCACCCACAAGATGCTCATGGAGCAGATGTAGGCCGAGACGGCCCGCTCGATGCCTGCCTCGGCTGCGAGAAGGGCAGGGTTGGACCTCACTTCGGTCGGCCTGGTGCTGCCGCTGCCCCAGCTGGGTAGGCTGCAATCCTCACGCGCCAACAGCGCCGCGCCGACGTGCAGGCGAAATATCGAACCACGGTGGTTGCCGCCGCCGGACCGGGTACCCGCGTGCGTTCGCAGCCGCCCCCAGAGCGTCGACTTCGCCCCCTCCGCCAAGCCATGGGTGCCCACCCGCACGATGCGCGGCGTGCTGCCGTCGCGTCTCAACTCACCCGGCTCGCGAAAGAAGTACACGCCGCGCTTGGGTAGGCCGGACCTGCCAGAGTAACTACCCAGGGTCTGACCCTGCCCGCGCTGCTCCAGGGCGCCCAGAATCGCGTAGAAGCGGTCGAGCAGTGCCTCAGTTGCCAAGCGCCGCCTCCTTGCGCAATTGGCGCAGCTGCTCGCCCAGGCGCAGCCCACGCAGCGGAACGTCGATCTGGTGGCCGCGGGCCTGCAGCAGCGGCTCCAGATCCTCCCGATAGCGCTGGCCGGCCAGCAGAATGAGCCGGCATCCTGCCGGCAGAACTGCGTCGAGCTGAGTGGCGACCTTGCTCGCCCACTGTTGGCGTGCAGGCTTGGCCATGGTCAGCAGGGTCTTCTCGTACGGCTGCACCACGTCCTGGGGCTGCAGCAGGCCGTGTTCGGCCGACAGGATGAACCAGCGGTCGGCGTGGCGGCGCGCGTACGCGCGCAGCGCACGAAACAGTGCCGAGGTATACAAGTCCTCGGCGGGCGCCGGGTGCGGGCGCTTGGACTTGACGCAGCCAACGAGGGCGATGGTTGCCATCCATCAGAGAAGGGCGTCGAAGGTCACAAGGTTGCCAGAGATCCCGACCGCCGTGCGGCGCACGGGGTCGAGAGAATCGTGGTCCGCTCGCGCCCGGACTACACGGCAATGCTTTCGCCGGCCTGGGCGGCCAAGTGGACTGCCGCATCCAGTTTCGCTGTGTTGCCGCCAAAGTCGCGGGTGAGGTCAACAGCAGCACGCAGGATCGGCAAGCGCATGGAGGCAATGCGCTCATCCGAGAACCGGAAGGCCGGGCCGGTGATGGCAAGCGCGCCTTGCAGCGCGTCGCCGGGTCCGAACACCGGGGCCGCCACGGCTGCGGTGTCCGCTTCAATTTCCCCGCGCGTGAAGCTAAAGCAGGAACGGCGCAGCTCGGCCCACCTCGGGGCGGCCGCCTCCCGGCCGAAGGCCAGCAAGATCTTGCCGCCGGCGCCGCGGTGCAGCGGCAGCAGGTCGCCCACGCGGACATGGTCCCGGATCTTGTGGGTCGAGTCGACCCGATAGACGCACACGCGCAGCTCGCCTTCTTGTACGTTGAAGGAAGAGCTTTCGCCGGTCTGCTCAACCAGACTGTGCAGCACCGGGTTGATCAGTTCAGCCGGCTTGATCCATCGCTGGTAAAGGCTTCCCAGATGCAGGGCAGCCACCCCCACGTGGTAGTTGCCATCGGCTTGCTGGCCGATGTAGCCGAACTTCTCCAGGGTGCCCAGCAGGCGCAGCAGGGTGCTCTTGTACAGGCCGGTGCGCCGCGACAACTCGGCCAGGGACTGGGTGGTGCTGGCCTCGAACGTCGACAGGATCGCCAGCGCGCGCTGCAGCGTGGCCACACCCCGGTCTTCCTTGTCTGGGTCCTCGGTT
The sequence above is a segment of the Ramlibacter tataouinensis genome. Coding sequences within it:
- a CDS encoding DUF6884 domain-containing protein — translated: MATIALVGCVKSKRPHPAPAEDLYTSALFRALRAYARRHADRWFILSAEHGLLQPQDVVQPYEKTLLTMAKPARQQWASKVATQLDAVLPAGCRLILLAGQRYREDLEPLLQARGHQIDVPLRGLRLGEQLRQLRKEAALGN
- a CDS encoding IclR family transcriptional regulator encodes the protein MATEDPDKEDRGVATLQRALAILSTFEASTTQSLAELSRRTGLYKSTLLRLLGTLEKFGYIGQQADGNYHVGVAALHLGSLYQRWIKPAELINPVLHSLVEQTGESSSFNVQEGELRVCVYRVDSTHKIRDHVRVGDLLPLHRGAGGKILLAFGREAAAPRWAELRRSCFSFTRGEIEADTAAVAAPVFGPGDALQGALAITGPAFRFSDERIASMRLPILRAAVDLTRDFGGNTAKLDAAVHLAAQAGESIAV